From one Agrobacterium fabrum str. C58 genomic stretch:
- a CDS encoding LysR family transcriptional regulator — protein MRKTGNFDKLGLYHAAPDNTKTSSTMDTRQLTIFVEAAKARNFRAAAVQLGIAQPAVTQRIRQLEENLGFKLFHRINRGVELTAAGQSMLIEAEEILARTKGALEKAQQIRRGELGTLRIGYGTSVMAERKLPALITRYGDEHRDVTLELLPGMTMEQLIEQVETRKTDVAFIRAPLPRLPQTLRAMPFDRSKLCVALSDSHPLASSRRISVGDIVQEKLLLPIDEIGLGLSSSALTLFEDAGCEPQIGMRIANINTILALVEAGAGISILPENTVRSTRGITGVPLDSADAWSDCVLVVRRGPLALHVDAFVNMARQAYQPSL, from the coding sequence ATGCGCAAGACGGGCAATTTTGATAAGCTAGGCTTATATCACGCCGCGCCCGATAACACAAAGACCTCTTCGACAATGGATACTCGCCAGCTCACCATATTTGTGGAGGCCGCCAAAGCCAGAAACTTCCGGGCCGCTGCCGTCCAGCTCGGCATCGCCCAGCCAGCCGTTACCCAGCGCATACGGCAGCTGGAAGAGAATCTGGGCTTCAAGCTCTTTCACCGCATTAATCGGGGTGTGGAACTCACCGCGGCGGGGCAATCCATGCTCATCGAGGCGGAGGAAATCCTTGCCCGCACCAAAGGCGCGCTTGAAAAGGCGCAGCAGATCCGGCGCGGTGAACTCGGCACGCTGCGCATCGGTTACGGCACCAGTGTGATGGCCGAACGGAAGCTGCCGGCGCTGATCACCCGCTATGGTGATGAGCACAGGGATGTGACGCTGGAACTATTGCCCGGCATGACGATGGAACAGCTGATCGAGCAGGTGGAAACGCGCAAGACCGATGTCGCCTTCATCCGCGCGCCCCTTCCCCGGCTGCCACAGACCCTGAGGGCCATGCCTTTCGACCGCTCGAAACTGTGCGTTGCCCTGTCGGACAGTCATCCGCTGGCCTCCAGCCGCAGAATATCGGTTGGCGATATCGTGCAGGAAAAACTGCTGCTGCCGATCGATGAGATCGGCCTCGGCCTCAGCAGCAGCGCGCTCACGCTTTTCGAGGATGCCGGTTGCGAACCGCAAATCGGCATGCGTATCGCCAACATCAATACCATCCTTGCCTTAGTGGAAGCGGGTGCGGGCATTTCCATCCTGCCGGAAAACACCGTGCGTTCCACCCGCGGTATTACCGGCGTACCGCTCGACAGCGCCGACGCATGGTCGGACTGCGTGCTGGTAGTCAGACGCGGCCCGCTTGCCCTCCACGTCGATGCCTTCGTGAATATGGCCCGCCAGGCTTACCAGCCAAGCCTTTGA
- a CDS encoding NADP-dependent malic enzyme, whose product MSDTTKTASTRTSVTDQEALDFHAQGRPGKLEITPTKPMATQRDLSLAYSPGVAVPVKAIAENPATAYDYTTRGNMVAVISNGTAILGLGNLGALASKPVMEGKSVLFKRFADVDSIDLEVDTEDADEFINCVRYLGPSFGGINLEDIKAPECFIIESRLRELMDIPVFHDDQHGTAIIAAAGLINAIELTGRDFKTTKLVCNGAGAAAIACMDLIKAMGFNPENITLCDTKGVIYQGRTEGMNQWKSAHAVKTDRRTLTEAMNGADVVFGLSQKGAFTEEMIRSMAPKPIIFAMANPDPEITPEEVSRIRDDAIMATGRSDYPNQVNNVLGFPYIFRGALDVRARQINDAMKIAAAQALADLAREDVPDDVAAAYQGNRPRFGSQYIIPVPFDPRLISAIPVAVAKAAIETGVAQREIPDLDAYARELSARRDPMASTTQRLYERVRRSPKRVVFAEAEEEQVMRAAISFTAQGLGTAILLGRDDIIKANAERAGIDLDRANIEITNARLSSRVDAYVDYLYARLQRGGFLLRDVQRLIHNDRNHFAACMVAMGDADAVVTGVTRNYSTALEDIRRCINTKPGHRVIGVSLVVSRNRTVFVADTAVHDMPNAEDLADIAEEAAHLARRFGYEPRVAMLAYSTFGQPVGERSDKVREAVKILDKRNVNFEVDGEMSADVALNHQRMQSQYPFARLSGAANVLVMPAIHSASISTKMLQELGGATVIGPLLVGLDKSVQITSMGAKDSDIVNMAAIAAYNAGR is encoded by the coding sequence ATGTCCGACACGACGAAAACCGCCAGCACAAGAACATCGGTTACGGATCAGGAAGCCCTGGATTTCCACGCGCAGGGCAGGCCGGGCAAACTGGAAATCACCCCGACCAAGCCGATGGCAACGCAGCGGGATCTGTCGCTTGCCTATTCGCCCGGTGTTGCTGTGCCGGTGAAAGCCATCGCCGAAAATCCGGCGACCGCTTACGATTATACCACCCGCGGCAACATGGTGGCCGTCATCTCGAACGGCACCGCCATCCTCGGGCTCGGCAATCTCGGCGCGCTCGCCTCCAAGCCGGTCATGGAAGGCAAGTCGGTCCTCTTCAAGCGTTTCGCCGATGTCGATTCCATCGATCTCGAGGTCGATACCGAGGACGCCGATGAATTCATAAATTGCGTGCGCTACCTTGGCCCCTCCTTCGGCGGTATCAATCTCGAAGACATCAAGGCGCCGGAATGTTTCATCATCGAAAGCCGCCTGCGCGAGCTGATGGACATTCCCGTCTTCCATGACGACCAGCACGGCACCGCCATCATCGCCGCCGCCGGCCTCATCAACGCCATCGAACTTACCGGCCGCGACTTCAAGACGACAAAGCTCGTCTGCAATGGCGCAGGCGCTGCCGCGATTGCCTGCATGGACCTCATCAAGGCCATGGGTTTCAACCCGGAAAACATCACGCTCTGCGATACCAAGGGCGTGATCTATCAGGGCCGCACCGAAGGCATGAACCAGTGGAAATCCGCCCATGCGGTGAAGACCGACAGACGGACGCTGACGGAGGCGATGAACGGTGCGGATGTGGTGTTCGGCCTGTCGCAGAAGGGCGCTTTCACTGAAGAGATGATCCGCTCTATGGCGCCGAAGCCGATCATTTTCGCCATGGCCAACCCGGATCCGGAAATCACGCCGGAAGAAGTCTCGCGCATCCGCGACGACGCGATCATGGCGACCGGGCGTTCTGACTACCCGAACCAGGTCAACAACGTCCTCGGTTTCCCCTATATCTTCCGCGGCGCGCTCGACGTGCGTGCCCGCCAGATCAACGACGCGATGAAGATTGCCGCCGCACAGGCGCTGGCCGATCTTGCCCGCGAAGATGTGCCTGACGACGTGGCCGCCGCCTATCAGGGCAACCGCCCGCGCTTCGGGTCGCAATACATCATTCCGGTTCCCTTCGATCCGCGCCTGATCTCGGCCATTCCGGTGGCCGTGGCCAAAGCCGCCATCGAAACCGGCGTCGCCCAGCGCGAAATACCCGATCTCGACGCCTATGCCCGCGAGCTTTCCGCCCGCCGCGACCCGATGGCCTCTACGACGCAGCGCCTTTACGAGCGTGTGCGCCGTTCGCCCAAGCGCGTGGTCTTTGCCGAAGCGGAAGAAGAGCAGGTCATGCGCGCGGCGATTTCGTTCACGGCGCAGGGTCTCGGCACAGCCATCCTGCTCGGCCGTGACGATATCATTAAGGCCAATGCAGAACGCGCGGGCATCGATCTCGACCGCGCCAATATCGAAATCACCAATGCCCGTCTCTCCAGCCGCGTCGATGCCTATGTCGATTATCTCTATGCGCGTCTGCAGCGCGGCGGTTTCCTGCTGCGCGACGTGCAGCGTCTCATCCATAACGACCGCAACCATTTCGCCGCCTGCATGGTGGCGATGGGCGATGCGGATGCCGTGGTGACCGGCGTTACCCGCAATTATTCCACCGCGCTGGAGGATATCCGCCGCTGTATCAACACCAAGCCTGGCCATCGCGTCATCGGCGTTTCGCTTGTTGTCTCCCGAAATCGCACCGTCTTCGTCGCTGATACCGCCGTGCACGACATGCCGAATGCGGAAGACCTTGCCGATATCGCGGAAGAGGCGGCCCACCTCGCCCGCCGTTTCGGTTATGAGCCACGCGTCGCCATGCTTGCCTATTCCACCTTCGGCCAGCCGGTCGGTGAACGCTCCGACAAGGTGCGCGAAGCGGTGAAAATCCTCGACAAGCGCAATGTCAATTTCGAGGTGGACGGCGAGATGTCGGCGGATGTGGCGCTGAACCATCAGCGCATGCAGAGCCAGTATCCCTTTGCCCGCCTTTCCGGTGCGGCCAACGTGCTGGTCATGCCCGCCATCCATTCCGCCTCCATCTCCACCAAGATGCTGCAGGAACTGGGCGGCGCGACCGTCATCGGTCCGCTTCTCGTCGGCCTCGACAAATCGGTGCAGATCACCTCCATGGGTGCCAAGGACAGCGATATCGTCAACATGGCGGCCATCGCAGCCTATAACGCCGGCCGATGA
- a CDS encoding transporter substrate-binding domain-containing protein yields MALSFSRFAAKLIAGTVVIASMATAAHADATLDRIKGRGKLTVGVILSGAPFGFIDPKTQEQKGLNIDVAKALAAGLGVDLVTETVTPPNRVQFLQQGKVDILIANMQYTEERAKTLDYVPTPYDRQGGAAIGRKDSGIKDWSDLKGKIACVSQGSNYTQPLIEQYGAQVKALPSQPESLLALKGGNCDVSVHVNGTLSLMLQDRADEWKDYGILIPTDLIPSDSVIWLRKGEADTQAALDKIVKDLHASGKMIEFAKANRLPSIGYMEEQKKKLSAAQ; encoded by the coding sequence ATGGCCCTCTCTTTCTCCAGATTTGCCGCAAAACTCATTGCCGGAACCGTCGTCATCGCTTCGATGGCCACTGCGGCGCACGCGGATGCAACGCTTGACCGCATCAAGGGTCGCGGCAAGCTCACCGTCGGCGTCATCCTGTCTGGTGCACCTTTCGGCTTCATCGATCCGAAGACGCAGGAGCAAAAGGGCCTCAACATCGATGTTGCCAAGGCACTGGCCGCCGGTCTCGGCGTAGACCTGGTCACCGAAACCGTGACCCCGCCCAACCGCGTGCAGTTCCTGCAGCAGGGCAAGGTCGATATTCTCATCGCCAACATGCAATACACCGAAGAACGCGCCAAAACGCTTGATTACGTGCCGACCCCCTATGACCGTCAGGGTGGCGCCGCCATCGGCCGCAAGGATTCGGGCATCAAGGACTGGTCGGACCTGAAGGGCAAGATCGCCTGCGTTTCGCAGGGCTCGAACTACACCCAGCCGCTCATCGAGCAGTACGGCGCACAGGTCAAGGCGCTGCCGAGCCAGCCGGAATCGCTCTTGGCGCTGAAGGGCGGCAATTGCGATGTTTCCGTTCACGTCAACGGCACGCTGAGCCTGATGCTTCAGGACCGCGCCGACGAGTGGAAGGATTACGGCATCCTCATCCCCACCGATCTCATCCCGTCGGATTCCGTCATCTGGCTGCGCAAGGGTGAAGCCGACACACAGGCCGCGCTCGACAAGATCGTCAAGGACTTGCACGCCTCCGGCAAGATGATCGAATTCGCCAAGGCCAACCGCCTGCCGAGCATCGGCTACATGGAAGAGCAGAAGAAGAAGCTTTCCGCCGCGCAATAA
- a CDS encoding amino acid ABC transporter permease codes for MQDSFTARFIELAAHLGLNYDFLNSGYEVQIWLDGMKMTLILVAVTLPLSLVFGFIFAAMLTSGKVWLAGPVRAYVELTRNTPTLVQLMCGFLVLNMLISNALGGAQNNPLTPFFWVVAITCLHVAAFHAEALRGGIEAVPTTTIEAARAIGFSSLEILRYVEFPLAIRTALPSIINNLVNLVKLTTVGSAIAVGEITYASILIWTQRDNVVELMLVILIFFSVINFIVARAGLWLERRLAVPGFGQ; via the coding sequence ATGCAGGATTCGTTTACAGCGCGCTTCATTGAACTCGCCGCGCATCTCGGCCTCAACTATGATTTTCTGAACAGCGGTTACGAGGTTCAGATCTGGCTTGATGGCATGAAGATGACGCTCATCCTCGTCGCCGTTACCTTGCCGCTCAGCCTCGTTTTCGGCTTCATTTTCGCGGCCATGCTCACGTCAGGCAAAGTCTGGCTCGCCGGTCCCGTGCGCGCCTATGTCGAACTGACACGCAACACGCCGACGCTGGTACAGCTGATGTGCGGTTTCCTCGTGCTCAACATGCTGATTTCCAATGCGCTGGGCGGTGCGCAGAACAATCCGCTGACACCTTTTTTCTGGGTTGTTGCCATCACCTGCCTGCACGTTGCCGCCTTCCATGCGGAAGCGTTGCGTGGCGGTATCGAGGCGGTGCCGACCACCACCATCGAGGCGGCGCGCGCCATCGGTTTCAGTTCGCTGGAGATTTTGCGTTACGTCGAGTTTCCGCTGGCAATCCGCACGGCGCTCCCCTCGATCATCAACAATCTCGTCAACCTGGTGAAGCTCACAACGGTCGGTTCGGCGATTGCGGTGGGTGAAATCACCTATGCCTCGATCCTGATCTGGACGCAGCGCGACAATGTGGTCGAGTTGATGCTCGTCATCCTCATCTTCTTCAGCGTCATCAATTTCATCGTCGCAAGGGCCGGTCTCTGGCTTGAACGACGCCTTGCGGTTCCGGGGTTCGGCCAATGA
- a CDS encoding amino acid ABC transporter permease produces MSAVVSQTRVAKKLPFGTILLLGVVISVVLWLILDPSLGQVLLQWLPYLAKGFAMNVLISILAIAIGTFIGVVLGIMELAPYRIVRAPALTYVQIFRNAPHLVLIFAATYIFPFEIVAFGNYIPFPDWIKAVVGLAIPASAHIAEITRGAIQSIPTAQWEAAQGLGFSRNQTLRWIILPQCVKRSLPPWMNLYSSITMGTALASLVGVHELLHAATDASTAVQRNDFTVVVYLTVLMAFFLFCYPVSRFTQRLERRFASR; encoded by the coding sequence ATGAGCGCGGTGGTTTCTCAAACGCGGGTGGCAAAGAAGCTTCCCTTCGGCACCATTCTGCTGCTCGGCGTGGTGATATCAGTCGTTCTGTGGCTGATCCTCGACCCCTCGCTCGGTCAGGTGCTGCTGCAATGGCTGCCCTATCTGGCGAAGGGTTTCGCCATGAATGTGCTGATCAGCATTCTGGCGATCGCCATCGGTACCTTCATCGGTGTCGTGCTCGGCATCATGGAGCTTGCGCCTTACCGCATCGTGCGCGCACCGGCGCTCACCTACGTGCAAATCTTCCGCAACGCCCCGCATCTGGTGCTGATATTTGCCGCGACCTACATCTTTCCTTTCGAGATCGTCGCCTTCGGCAACTACATTCCCTTCCCGGACTGGATCAAGGCCGTCGTCGGTCTTGCCATTCCGGCGAGCGCCCATATTGCCGAAATCACTCGCGGCGCCATCCAGTCCATCCCGACCGCCCAATGGGAAGCGGCGCAAGGACTGGGCTTTTCCCGTAACCAGACACTGCGCTGGATCATCCTACCGCAATGCGTGAAACGCTCGCTGCCGCCATGGATGAACCTCTATTCCTCGATCACCATGGGCACGGCGCTTGCCTCGCTGGTTGGCGTGCATGAGCTTTTGCACGCCGCCACAGATGCCAGCACCGCCGTGCAGCGCAACGATTTCACTGTCGTGGTCTATCTCACCGTGCTGATGGCGTTCTTCCTGTTCTGCTATCCCGTCTCCCGTTTCACGCAGCGCCTCGAGCGGCGCTTCGCTTCCCGCTGA
- a CDS encoding amino acid ABC transporter ATP-binding protein, whose translation MSAPAPQNAAQAPVTKALVELEGIHLSFGDNQVLKGIDLTVNKGDAVSIIGPSGSGKSTILRCINGLLIPQSGKITVGGTRVDQLKTEAERIALRKRIGIVFQQFNLFPHLTVMENITIAPIKILGTPKAEAERHARELLEKVRLSQKVDAYPGQLSGGQQQRVAIARALAMRPELVLFDEVTSALDPETVGEVLAVIRDLVNDGMTSILVTHEMRFAEEISDKIVFTENGLIVDQGTPEHIFYRSTNPRINAFVKGLGGQVARVTDGEGI comes from the coding sequence ATGTCCGCACCCGCACCACAAAACGCCGCCCAAGCCCCTGTCACCAAAGCGCTTGTCGAACTGGAAGGGATTCATCTCTCCTTCGGTGACAATCAGGTCCTGAAAGGCATCGACCTCACGGTCAACAAGGGCGACGCCGTCTCCATCATCGGCCCTTCCGGCTCGGGAAAATCCACGATCCTGCGCTGCATCAACGGCCTGCTCATTCCGCAATCCGGCAAGATCACCGTCGGCGGCACCCGGGTAGACCAGTTGAAAACCGAGGCAGAGCGCATCGCGCTGCGCAAGCGCATCGGCATCGTGTTCCAGCAGTTCAATCTCTTCCCGCATCTGACGGTCATGGAAAACATCACCATCGCGCCGATCAAAATTCTCGGCACGCCGAAGGCGGAAGCCGAGCGTCATGCCCGCGAATTGCTGGAGAAGGTCCGTCTTTCCCAGAAGGTCGATGCCTATCCCGGCCAGCTTTCCGGTGGCCAGCAGCAGCGCGTGGCCATTGCCCGTGCGCTCGCCATGCGGCCGGAGCTGGTGCTGTTCGACGAAGTCACCTCGGCGCTCGACCCGGAAACCGTGGGCGAAGTGCTCGCCGTCATCCGCGATCTCGTCAATGACGGCATGACCAGCATTCTCGTCACCCACGAAATGCGCTTTGCCGAAGAAATCAGCGATAAGATCGTCTTTACCGAAAACGGCCTGATCGTCGATCAGGGCACGCCGGAACATATCTTCTACAGGTCGACCAACCCGCGCATCAACGCCTTCGTCAAGGGTCTTGGCGGGCAGGTGGCGCGGGTGACCGACGGCGAAGGGATCTGA
- a CDS encoding MmgE/PrpD family protein, with product MAADEKLTLHLAEAIAASDPLRDEEAVTIARTALIDFFACQLGGAADRSAKILIDTFTSGTQGTAGIIGHDLRTDAFTAALINGHAGHVLDYDDVHGSVRGHPTVAIIPALLAVAVEENSTADAFIAAYIVGLETMARIGLSLGTKHYENGFHATATLGPIGAAAAIAHLLKFDPQTTATALGLAATQSAGLRLQFGFDAKPLHAGLATRAGLTAARLARSGFQGAPDFLENPIGFYSAFAFGAEQPKRVLSGWGAPWQIVSPGLTLKAFPCCTAAHPVAVGALALRSAHDLTPNEIETVVITFPPGGDAALVGSATPATGIDARFSPEYVFAAALTDGAIGIGHFDERPARADLLALSARVSRRHDETARRLSPDPTTRFVVIDVTKKDGSVLSRRIDGLPGIDDPTEKFADATGGNEKFAGIPALVRSMKTAADLRKLETLLATAI from the coding sequence ATGGCCGCCGACGAAAAACTAACCCTCCATCTTGCCGAAGCCATCGCCGCTTCCGATCCGTTACGCGATGAAGAGGCGGTCACAATCGCCCGCACGGCTCTGATCGATTTTTTCGCCTGCCAGCTGGGTGGCGCTGCCGACAGAAGCGCGAAAATCCTGATCGATACCTTCACGTCAGGAACGCAAGGCACGGCCGGAATCATCGGCCACGATCTGCGCACCGATGCCTTTACCGCCGCCCTCATAAACGGCCACGCCGGGCATGTGCTTGATTATGACGACGTCCATGGCAGCGTGCGTGGCCACCCCACTGTCGCCATCATTCCAGCCCTTTTGGCTGTTGCGGTCGAGGAAAACTCTACAGCGGATGCCTTCATCGCCGCCTATATCGTCGGGCTGGAGACCATGGCGCGGATTGGCCTGTCGCTCGGCACCAAGCACTACGAAAATGGCTTCCACGCCACCGCCACACTCGGCCCCATCGGCGCTGCGGCAGCCATTGCCCATCTCCTGAAATTCGATCCGCAGACCACGGCCACGGCACTCGGCCTTGCCGCCACGCAATCGGCCGGGCTTCGCCTGCAGTTCGGCTTCGATGCCAAGCCGCTGCATGCAGGGCTTGCCACACGCGCCGGCCTTACCGCCGCGCGACTGGCACGATCAGGTTTTCAGGGCGCTCCGGATTTTCTGGAAAACCCCATCGGCTTTTATTCCGCTTTCGCCTTCGGCGCCGAGCAGCCAAAACGCGTTCTCTCCGGCTGGGGCGCACCCTGGCAGATCGTCTCGCCCGGATTGACGCTCAAGGCCTTTCCCTGCTGCACTGCCGCCCACCCCGTCGCCGTCGGCGCGCTTGCGCTGCGCAGCGCCCATGATCTGACACCGAACGAGATTGAAACAGTCGTTATCACCTTCCCCCCGGGTGGCGACGCTGCCCTCGTCGGCTCAGCCACACCCGCAACCGGCATCGATGCGCGCTTCAGCCCCGAATATGTCTTTGCTGCCGCGCTGACCGACGGAGCAATCGGCATCGGCCATTTCGACGAACGCCCGGCGCGTGCCGATCTGCTCGCACTTTCAGCAAGGGTCTCGCGCCGGCACGATGAGACCGCCCGCCGCCTCTCCCCCGATCCGACCACCCGTTTCGTGGTCATCGATGTGACGAAAAAGGACGGCTCGGTTCTCTCGCGCCGCATAGACGGTCTTCCTGGCATTGACGATCCAACGGAGAAATTCGCCGACGCCACCGGCGGCAATGAAAAATTCGCCGGGATTCCGGCGCTGGTGCGGAGCATGAAGACCGCAGCCGACCTAAGGAAGCTCGAAACGCTTCTGGCAACCGCAATATAA
- a CDS encoding LLM class flavin-dependent oxidoreductase: MTNTTRKRQMHLGLFLQGAGHHVSGWRHPDAEAGSENFDLLTRVTKMAEAAKFDMVFLADGLTSGVDAHPSMIARFEPLTLLAALAMVTDKIGLAATASTTYGEPYHTARAFASIDHLSHGRAAWNIVTTSYARTAANFSKSHPEHDERYAVAEEYVNVVRGLWDSWDDDAFVKDKQAGRYVDPEKVHILDHEGKYFTVKGPLNIPRSPQGHPVLIQAGSSGPGQDLAARTADIVFTAQQAISEAQAFYTSLKARVAKFGRDPASVAVMPGFMPIIGRSFEEAGEKLKELNRWTDIKNAMPLLEERIGHSLADYDLDGPLPDLPISDQLRSRAELLTELARREKLTIRELALRVAAGRGHHIVMGTAKEVADRMQQWFENGAADGFNVMPPFFPGGLEEFNREVVPLLQERGLFRKDYEGSTLRDHLGIARPAVRA; encoded by the coding sequence ATGACCAATACGACCCGCAAAAGACAGATGCATCTCGGCCTTTTCCTGCAGGGCGCCGGGCACCACGTTTCCGGCTGGCGTCACCCCGATGCGGAGGCCGGCAGCGAGAACTTCGATCTGCTCACCCGCGTCACGAAAATGGCGGAAGCCGCAAAATTCGACATGGTCTTCCTCGCCGATGGCCTGACCAGCGGTGTCGACGCCCATCCGTCGATGATCGCCCGTTTCGAGCCGCTGACGTTGCTGGCAGCGCTGGCCATGGTGACCGACAAGATCGGTCTGGCCGCCACCGCCTCCACCACCTATGGCGAGCCCTATCACACCGCCCGCGCCTTCGCGTCCATCGACCATCTGAGCCACGGCCGCGCGGCGTGGAACATCGTCACCACCTCCTATGCCCGCACGGCGGCGAATTTTTCCAAGAGCCATCCCGAGCATGACGAGCGTTATGCCGTGGCGGAAGAATATGTAAACGTCGTGCGCGGCCTGTGGGACAGCTGGGACGACGATGCCTTTGTCAAGGACAAGCAGGCTGGGCGTTATGTCGATCCGGAAAAGGTCCATATCCTCGACCACGAAGGCAAATATTTCACGGTCAAAGGCCCACTCAACATTCCGCGCTCGCCGCAGGGGCACCCCGTTCTCATTCAGGCGGGCTCTTCGGGACCGGGACAGGACCTCGCCGCCCGCACCGCCGATATCGTCTTCACTGCCCAGCAGGCAATTTCCGAAGCGCAGGCCTTCTATACCAGCCTCAAGGCGCGGGTGGCTAAATTCGGTCGCGATCCGGCAAGCGTCGCCGTGATGCCGGGCTTTATGCCGATCATCGGCCGGAGCTTCGAAGAGGCCGGCGAAAAGCTGAAGGAACTGAACCGCTGGACCGACATCAAAAACGCCATGCCGCTGCTTGAAGAACGTATCGGCCACAGCCTTGCCGATTACGATCTCGACGGCCCGCTGCCAGACCTGCCGATCTCCGACCAGCTGCGCAGCCGCGCTGAACTCCTGACGGAGCTCGCACGCCGCGAAAAGCTGACAATCCGGGAACTGGCACTGCGCGTTGCCGCGGGCCGTGGTCACCACATTGTCATGGGAACGGCGAAAGAGGTGGCGGACCGGATGCAGCAATGGTTCGAAAACGGTGCGGCTGACGGTTTCAACGTCATGCCGCCCTTCTTCCCCGGCGGGCTGGAGGAATTCAATCGCGAGGTTGTGCCACTCCTGCAGGAGCGCGGCCTGTTCCGCAAGGATTATGAGGGTTCGACGCTGCGTGACCACCTCGGTATCGCGCGACCGGCCGTGCGGGCATAA
- a CDS encoding methyl-accepting chemotaxis protein, with protein MSHFSKFGLDASAVLDALSRSQAIIEFDLTGKILKANDNFCKAVGYQPSEIVGRTHSIFLSSEDAASPEYKAFWAKLSRGEYDQGQYRRQAKNGDEIWIEASYNPVFRFGKPYKVVKIATDITVIKRKSAEDDGKLAALSRAQAMIEFTPDGKILGANENFLTTLDYTAEEIIGKHHSIFCEPAYAQSQDYRDFWKELGRGHFSTGQFMRLGKDNKRVFIQASYNPIIDDRGRVFKVVKFAFDVTDRVHAVEELGAALERLSQCNIRVTLDKPFVGEFERLRQDFNKSIAEFQKTLENVLGQTGDLTRSSQEVSEASVNLAERSREQAVALEETSAALEEITATVRSSTENMKETRKLVQSARASTVASTEVVERTVDAMQRIETASREISQIIGVIDEIAFQTNLLALNAGVEAARAGDAGKGFAVVAQEVRELAQRSASAAKEIKALINNSGTEVLEGVRLVGETGEALKQIDSLVRHIDGNVDTISKAADEQAAGISEINKAVNRLDRMTQENAAMSARTTVISTTLAQGADALAQLVSLFKLNRRTAQRDDGSSMRPDTSNTVRRDQTSARAAA; from the coding sequence ATGTCTCACTTTTCCAAATTTGGTCTGGACGCTTCTGCAGTGCTGGACGCGCTCAGCCGTTCACAGGCCATCATCGAGTTCGACCTGACCGGAAAAATTTTGAAAGCGAACGATAATTTCTGCAAGGCTGTCGGCTATCAGCCGTCTGAAATCGTCGGGCGCACCCACAGCATATTCCTGTCTTCCGAAGACGCCGCCTCGCCGGAATACAAGGCATTCTGGGCAAAGCTGTCGCGCGGCGAATATGATCAGGGTCAGTATCGGCGCCAGGCCAAAAATGGCGATGAAATCTGGATCGAAGCCTCCTACAATCCAGTGTTCCGTTTCGGCAAACCTTACAAGGTGGTCAAGATCGCAACCGATATCACCGTGATCAAGCGCAAGAGCGCCGAAGATGACGGCAAACTCGCCGCGCTCTCCCGGGCGCAGGCCATGATCGAATTTACGCCAGACGGAAAAATCCTCGGCGCCAACGAAAATTTCCTCACGACGCTTGATTACACGGCGGAAGAAATCATCGGCAAACATCATTCGATCTTCTGTGAGCCGGCCTATGCCCAATCCCAGGACTACCGGGATTTCTGGAAGGAACTTGGCAGAGGTCATTTCTCGACCGGGCAGTTCATGCGGCTTGGCAAGGATAACAAGCGGGTCTTTATTCAGGCTTCCTATAATCCGATCATTGATGACCGGGGTCGCGTCTTCAAGGTGGTGAAATTTGCTTTTGATGTGACGGACAGGGTGCATGCGGTCGAGGAACTTGGGGCTGCGCTCGAGCGGCTGTCTCAATGCAATATCCGAGTCACGCTGGACAAACCCTTCGTCGGCGAATTCGAAAGGCTGCGGCAGGATTTCAACAAATCCATCGCCGAATTCCAGAAGACGCTGGAGAATGTTCTCGGCCAGACTGGTGACCTGACCCGCAGCAGCCAGGAAGTCAGCGAAGCCTCCGTCAATCTCGCCGAACGGTCGCGTGAGCAGGCGGTGGCGCTTGAGGAAACCTCGGCGGCGCTCGAAGAAATCACCGCGACCGTTCGCTCATCGACGGAAAATATGAAAGAGACGCGCAAACTCGTGCAGAGCGCGCGGGCCTCCACCGTTGCTTCCACCGAAGTCGTGGAGCGCACGGTCGATGCCATGCAGCGTATCGAAACGGCATCGCGGGAAATCAGTCAGATCATTGGCGTGATCGATGAAATTGCCTTCCAGACCAACCTACTGGCACTGAACGCCGGTGTGGAAGCCGCGCGGGCGGGCGATGCTGGCAAGGGCTTTGCGGTGGTGGCGCAGGAAGTGCGTGAACTTGCACAACGTTCCGCAAGTGCCGCCAAGGAAATCAAGGCGCTGATCAACAATTCCGGCACCGAGGTTCTTGAGGGCGTCAGGCTGGTCGGCGAGACCGGTGAGGCGCTGAAGCAGATCGATTCACTGGTCCGGCATATTGACGGCAATGTTGACACGATCTCCAAAGCGGCGGACGAGCAGGCCGCCGGTATCAGCGAGATCAACAAAGCCGTTAACCGGTTGGACCGGATGACGCAGGAAAATGCGGCGATGAGCGCCCGCACCACGGTCATCAGCACGACGCTGGCACAGGGCGCCGATGCGCTGGCTCAGCTTGTCAGCCTGTTCAAGCTGAACCGCCGCACGGCTCAGCGCGACGACGGATCGTCCATGCGCCCCGATACTTCAAACACCGTCCGGCGCGATCAGACCTCCGCAAGGGCGGCCGCATAA